One segment of Anomalospiza imberbis isolate Cuckoo-Finch-1a 21T00152 chromosome 2, ASM3175350v1, whole genome shotgun sequence DNA contains the following:
- the DNAJB13 gene encoding dnaJ homolog subfamily B member 13, producing MGLDYYAVLELDRGATADAIKKAYRKLALKYHPLKCKEPWGPKRFQQLAEAYDVLSDPMKKGIYDKFGEEGLKGGIPLEYASDNPWSVGYVFHNNPEKVFREFFGGDNPFAEFFAEDGSEVLLPFGGPRGRGALQQDPPIVRDLYVSLEDLFHGCTKKIKISRRVMNEDGQTSTIRDKILTIDVQPGWQRGTRITFEKEGDQGPNIIPADITFVVQEKLHPRFKRIDNNLLYVAKISLAKALTGCTLDVWTLDGRLLNIPINDIVDPKYYKMVPGEGMPLAQDPQHKGDLYIYFDILFPKRLSPEVKTLLKSILQP from the exons ATGGGGCTGGACTACTAcgctgtgctggagctggacCGCGGGGCCACCGCCGACGCCATCAAGAAGGC CTATCGGAAGTTGGCCCTGAAGTACCACCCATTGAAATGCAAGGAGCCCTGGGGCCCGAAGAGGTtccagcagctggcagaggcCTACGATGTGCTCAGCGACC CTATGAAGAAAGGCATCTACGACAAATTTGGGGAAGAAGGGCTCAAAGGTGGCATCCCCTTGGAGTATGCGAGCGACAACCCTTGGAGCGTTGGATACGTGTTCCACAACAACCCTGAAAAAGTCTTCAGGGAGTTCTTTGGAGGGGACAACCCCTTTGCAG AGTTCTTTGCTGAGGATGGCTctgaggtgctgctgccctTTGGAGGGCCCCGAGGCCGGGGAGCCCTGCAGCAGGACCCCCCCATCGTGCGGGATCTCTACGTGTCCCTCGAGGACCTGTTCCATGGCTGCACCAAGAAGATTAAGATCTCCCGCAGG GTGATGAACGAGGATGGGCAGACGAGCACCATCAGGGACAAGATCCTAACCATTGATGTGCAGCCAGGATGGCAGCGCGGCACCAGGATCACCTTTGAAAAGGAAGGAGACCAG GGCCCAAACATCATTCCAGCTGACATCACCTTTGTTGTCCAAGAGAAGCTGCACCCAAGGTTCAAAAGGATCGACAACAACCTCCTTTATGTTGCCAAAATCTCCCTGGCAAAG GCACTGACTGGATGCACCCTGGATGTATGGACACTGGATGGGAGGCTGCTGAACATCCCCATCAATGACATTGTGGA CCCCAAGTACTACAAAATGGTGCCGGGAGAGGGAATGCCGCTGGCCCAGGACCCGCAGCACAAGGGGGACCTCTACATCTACTTTGACATCCTCTTCCCCAAGAGGCTCAGCCCTGAGGTGAAAACACTCCTGAAGAGCATCCTCCAGCCCTAG